From Micromonospora carbonacea:
ATCGAGGACGGCCACCCGGTCACCCACCAGCTCGCAGTCCACGATCATCGCCAGCGGCACGGCCCTGACGCCTCGTCGTCGATGGCCCCTGCTGGCCGGCGGTGACCAGATCGGGCACGCAGAGCATGGTGATGTCCTCGATGGCCTCCAGCCGGCGAAGCCGGGCCAGCCGCTGACGTCACCGACGTGACCCTCGGCGCATACCCGCAGATCGCCGTTGCCGGTCGTGGTGGCCAGCCGCCCCGAGACGCTCAGCGCCAGCGACGGGGCGGCGACCCCACCGGCGTCGGTGGCGCCGGCGCGGCTGAGCACCGACGTCGAGGCGCCGATCAGCCGGGGGTGACGGTGAGGGCGGCGGCCACGGTCCACGGACAGTCACCGGCGTTGGCGCGGGTCACCGTCCGGGTCGACGAGGGCACGCCGACGGGTGCCTCTCCCCGAGGTCGAGGTCGAGCGCGGCGGCGTCGGAGCGCAGCACGGCACGTCCGGCGCCGCCCCGCTGACGGCCACGATCAGCAGCTCCGGCCCGCCCTGGGCGATGCCGTCCACGGACACTTCGAGCCGGCAGACCTACTCCCCGCTGCACGCTGTCGGTAGCTGTGCGGCTGAACCTCCCCAACGATGTCGAGGCGGCGTCCGGACGCCGGCAGAACCTGGTCCGCCAAGGCACCCTGCGGGACAACCGCCACGCCGACCACCCAGACGCGCTGGCGACCTCGGTCGCCGTCCACCGCGCGGCCCCTGGCGCCACACCTCGCGGTGCCGGGGAGGCCCCGGTAATGGAGTGCCCGTCCCCGACGCTGCGGATATGGATCTCGGCCGCGACAGCGGGAAAGGCTTGACGCGCCCGCATCCATCGCGCATGGTCGATGAGAATCGATAGACTTAAATATTCCCACATGGGAGGACCGGTGAAGGCCTTCATCACCACCGCCTGGGCTGCGGCCCTGCTGCTCGTCGCCGCGGGCGGCGCGTCCCACGACCGGACGACGGCCGACGCGCCCTGCACCGGGCAGATCCACGCGAACCCGGGGTTCGAGCTGGGCTCCACCGGCTGGACCGTCGGTCCCCGCATGGTCGTACTCGGCGACACGGCCCGGCCCGCACACACCGGCCTCGCGTACGCCGCCTTCGCCGGGCTGGACGTGACACACACCGACCTGCTACGCACCACCGTCACGGTGCCGGCCGGCTGCGACCTGACGGTCCGCTTCTGGGTCCGGACCACCACCACGGAGACCAGCCGCAGCGACTACCTGAACGTCGGCCTCGCAGTCACCGGGATACCCCCGAAGACGAGGTTCTCGCTGGCCTTCGACGGCGGGTCGCAGTGGCGGCAGTACAGCATGTCGACCGGGACTGCGACGACCGACCGCACCGCGACCGCCAGCTTTCTCGCCAGCGAAACCGCCGGCAACGGCGTCACGGCCTTCGACGTCGACGACGTGACCTTCACCTTGAGCTAAGGGACTGCAAGAGCCGCCATCACGGCCGCAGGGACCGCCCTCGGACAACGCGGACCACCGCAACGCCGCGCACGGCGCCGAACGCGGCGGTGGCCGCCGCGCCGAGGGCCCGGTCGGCCCGGTCGGACTCCACCGGCGACCGCGCCTGCTGCACGCCGCCACCACCCTGGCATCGTCCCGGTGCCGCAACGGCACCCCATGACCAGACCCGCTGTCGGCTCCGCCTGAAAACTGACCCCGTGGTTCCGGCTGAATCTTGACCCCTTTCGGAAGCATCGGGAGGTGCTGAGCGTGGAGGACTGGGCGGAGATCCGTCGGTTGCACCGGGCGGAGCGGATGGCGATCAAGGCTATCTGTCGGCGGCTGGGTGTCTCGCGGAACACGGTGCGCAAGGCCTTGGCCAGTCATGAGCCGCCTCGCTATCAGCGGGCGGCGAAGGGTTCGATCGTGGACGCGGTCGAGCCGCAGATCAGGGCGTTGTTGGCCGAGTTCCCGGACATGCCGACGACGGTGATCATGGAACGGGTCGGGTGGACCCGCGGCAAGACGGTGTTCGCTGATCGGGTGCAGCAGCTGCGGCCGTTGTTCCGCCGACCCGACCCGGCGCAGCGGACGGAGTATCTGCCCGGTGAGCTGGCGCAGTGCGATCTGTGGTTCCCGCCAGCGGACGTGCCGTTGGGCTTCGGGCAGGTCGGTCGGCCGCCGGTGCTGGTGATGGTGTCCGGGTATTCGCGGTGGCTGTCGGCGGTGATGATCCCGTCGCGGCAGTCGGCGGACCTGCTGGTCGGGCACTGGACGCTGATCTCCGGGTGGGGCCGGGTGCCGAAGGCTTTGGTGTGGGACAACGAGTCCGCCGTCGGGCAGTGGCGGGGCGGCAGGCCTCAGCTGACGGAGGCGATGAACGCCTTCCGCGGGACCCTCGGTATCAAGGTGATCCAGTGCCGGCCGGCGGACCCGGAGGCCAAGGGCCTGGTCGAGCGGGCCAACGGCTATCTGGAGACCTCGTTCCTGCCCGGACGCCGATTCGCCTCACCGCAGGACTTCAACGTCCAGATGTCCGAGTGGTTGGTGCGGGCGAACAACCGCCAGCATCGGATGCTGGGCTGCCGGCCGGCTGAGCGGTGGGACGCCGACCTGCAGGTGATGCTGCCGCTGCCGCCGGTCGCGCCGGTGGTCGGCTGGCGGCAGACCACTCGGCTGCCCCGCGATCACTACGTTCGCGTGGACGGCAACGACTACTCGGTGCACCCATCCGTGGTCGGGCGACGGGTCGAGGTCACCGCCGACGGCGACCAGGTGGCGGTGTTCTGCGACGGCCGGACGGTGGCCCGGCATGACCGCTGCTGGGCCAAGCATCAGAGCATCACCGACCCCGCCCACCGGCAAGCCGCCGCGGACCTGCGCGTCGCCGCCCAACACAAGCCGACGACCGCGGTCGACGCCCAGGTCGAACGCCGGCCGCTGAGTGACTACGACCGCCTGTTCGGCCTGGACGTTGAGGTGGCTGCGTGATGGCCGCCAAGACCAGCCGCAACGTCGCCTCGGAGATCGCGTTCCTCACCCGCGCACTGAAGGCGCCGTCCCTGGCCGCCTCCGTCGAACGCCTGGCGGAGCGGGCCCGGGCCGAGTCGTGGACGCATGAGGAGTTCCTCGCCGCCTGCCTGCAACGCGAAGTCGCCGCCCGCGAAGCCCACGGCGGTGAGGGCCGCATCCGCGCAGCGAGGTTCCCGGCCCGCAAGAGCCTGGAGGAGTTCGACTTCGACCACCAACGGTCCCTGAAGCGGGAGACGATCGCCCACCTGGGCACCCTCGACTTCGTGGCGTCGAAGGAGAACGTCGTCTTCTTGGGCCCTCCCGGCACCGGCAAGACCCATCTGTCCATCGGCCTGGGGATCCGGGCCTGTCAGGCCGGGCACCG
This genomic window contains:
- the istA gene encoding IS21 family transposase translates to MLSVEDWAEIRRLHRAERMAIKAICRRLGVSRNTVRKALASHEPPRYQRAAKGSIVDAVEPQIRALLAEFPDMPTTVIMERVGWTRGKTVFADRVQQLRPLFRRPDPAQRTEYLPGELAQCDLWFPPADVPLGFGQVGRPPVLVMVSGYSRWLSAVMIPSRQSADLLVGHWTLISGWGRVPKALVWDNESAVGQWRGGRPQLTEAMNAFRGTLGIKVIQCRPADPEAKGLVERANGYLETSFLPGRRFASPQDFNVQMSEWLVRANNRQHRMLGCRPAERWDADLQVMLPLPPVAPVVGWRQTTRLPRDHYVRVDGNDYSVHPSVVGRRVEVTADGDQVAVFCDGRTVARHDRCWAKHQSITDPAHRQAAADLRVAAQHKPTTAVDAQVERRPLSDYDRLFGLDVEVAA
- the istB gene encoding IS21-like element helper ATPase IstB, which produces MAAKTSRNVASEIAFLTRALKAPSLAASVERLAERARAESWTHEEFLAACLQREVAAREAHGGEGRIRAARFPARKSLEEFDFDHQRSLKRETIAHLGTLDFVASKENVVFLGPPGTGKTHLSIGLGIRACQAGHRVAFATAAQWVSRLADAHHAGRLQDELVKLGRIPLLIVDEVGYIPFEAEAANLFFQLVSNRYERASLIVTSNKPFGRWGEVFGDDVVAAAMIDRLVHHAEVISMKGDSYRLKDRDLGRVPAATKTND